ACCAAACAATTCAGCAAAGGTAAAAGCATATGATCAAAAAAGTCAGAATTGAAGAGGCCGTTGGCATGGTGCTTGGGCACGAGGTTGTGCGGATCACGCCGGGTGAAGGCGGGGTGCTGCCGTTTCAACGTGGGTACGTGGTGCGGGAAGAGGACATCCCCGGTTTCTCGAAATCGGCAAGGAGCATATCTATGTCGTCGAAGGGGATGAGCCGGATATTCATGAAAATGAAGCCGCCTTGCGTATCGCCCGGGCCACGGTGGGCGAGGGGTTGCGGGTCGATGGCGGGCGTGGCGGAGGCGCGCGGCTGAAGGCCGGTGCCACCGGCGTGCTGAAAATCAATGTTCCACTGCTGGACGAGATCAACGGGCTGGGCGATTTCGCCATCGGCACCCGCCACAACTGGACAGCCTGCAGAGAGGGGGAGTCTGTCGCCATGGTCAAGATCATGCCCCTGTATGTGCCCGAGGCCAAACTGTTAAGTGTGGAAAATCTGTGCCGCGACAAGGGCAGAATCCTGGATGTCCTGCCCTTCAGGATCCAAAAAGCCGGCGCGGTTATTACCGGCAGTGAGGTTTACAAGGGGCGGATCACGGACCGGTTCGCGGACGTTCTGGCGCGCAAGGTCGAGCCGTTCGGCGTGTCCCTGGCGCATGCCATCATCGTGCCCGACGATGTCGAGGCCATCGCTCGGGCCATATCGGAGCTGCACGCGGCAGGCTGCGAAGTCATCTTCGCCTGCAGCGGCATGTCCGTTGATCCCGATGATGTCACCATGGATGGCATCCGGGCGTCCGGAGCGGACGTCATCATGGAGGGGGTGCCGATGATGCCCAGCGCCATCCTCGGCCTGGCGATGTTGCGGAACGTGCCTGTGCTGGGTACGCCGGCAGGGGTGCTGCGCGGCGGCGTAACCGCTCTGGACGGGGTGCTGCCCATGATTTTTGCCGGAATGAAGCCGCGGGTGGCGGATATCATTGCGATGGGTCATGGCGGATTCTGTCTGGAAAAGTATGCATTCTGATCATGGCGCGGCACTGTTCCGGCCGAGCGCGTGCTTAGTCATAGGACCATAACTTGAAAGGTATTGCTGATCATGACACACCAATTGATGAATCTGCCGGTGGCCGGGGAATTGAAATTGCTGGATGATATCGCAGAAGGCTACAAAGCCTATCAGGTTCTGGCCCATGCCGTGGATCTGGGGCTGTTTGACTGGCTGGAGGGAAACCCTGGTTCGACCAGGGAAAATATCGGTGCGGCCATGAATATCAACGGCATGTTTATGCGCAGCTATCTGCA
This portion of the Syntrophotalea acetylenica genome encodes:
- a CDS encoding molybdopterin-binding protein, encoding MRIARATVGEGLRVDGGRGGGARLKAGATGVLKINVPLLDEINGLGDFAIGTRHNWTACREGESVAMVKIMPLYVPEAKLLSVENLCRDKGRILDVLPFRIQKAGAVITGSEVYKGRITDRFADVLARKVEPFGVSLAHAIIVPDDVEAIARAISELHAAGCEVIFACSGMSVDPDDVTMDGIRASGADVIMEGVPMMPSAILGLAMLRNVPVLGTPAGVLRGGVTALDGVLPMIFAGMKPRVADIIAMGHGGFCLEKYAF